GCAAAAGTTGAATACGTTGATTACAAAGATACAAAACTTTTAAGGGAATTTCTAACTGAAAAGGAAAAGATAGTTCCAAGAAGACTTACTGGAAATTGTGCAAAGCACCAAAGAATGGTTAAAACGGCAATTAAAAGGGCAAGACATATGGCACTCCTACCATACGTAAAGTATTGACAAGTTCTTTGAAATAAGATATAATATTACTCGCGGCGAGCCAGCGTAGCTCAACCGGTAGAGCGATTGATTTGTAATCAATAGGTTGAGGGTTCAAGTCCCTCCGCTGGCTCCAAATATGGGTGGTGAGGTGCCCGAGTGGCCAAAGGGGGCGGACTGTAAATCCGCTGGCAGAATGCCTTCGAAGGTTCGAATCCTTCCCTCACCACCAGATTTTTTTAGTAGGAGGGAAAGGAAAAATGAGAATACAAGTTGCTTTGAAATGTAAAGAATGTGGAAATAAAAATTATTACACGACTCGCGAAAAAAACAGAAAAGAAAAACTCTCTCTTAGAAAATATTGCCCAAAATGTAACAAACACACCCAACATATCGAGACAAAAGCTTAATCCACACGCAGGGGCGTAGCTCAACTGGCAGAGCACCGGTCTCCAAAATCGGGTGTTGCGGGTTCAAGTCCTGCCGCCCCTGCCAATTTTTTTTATGGGGGAGATAGCATGGAAAAACTTAGAAAATTTTTTAGAGAAGTTAAAGCAGAAATAAAAAAGACACATTGGCCAAATAAAAAAGAGTTATGGGGAGCAACAGGCGTTGTTCTAATTATTCTTTTGGTAACCGGTGTCTATTTCTTTGCACTTGATTTGATATTCTCAGGTGCATTAAGCGCCCTCTTTAAGCTTTTCTAAATTTTGAGGTGGTATAAATGAAAAAAAGATGGTATATTTTACAAACCTTGGCAGGATACGAAACATCTGCCAAAGAAAATTTGGAAGCAAAGGTAAAGGCTCAAGGACTTGAGCACGTTGTTTCTTGTGTGCTTTTACCAGAAGAAGTAGTTATCGATGCCTCGGCTAAATCAGTCGAAAGGCATATTATATCTTTAAATGCGAAAATTTTTGTATCAAATGGTGATCTTGTAAAAAAAGGAGATGTACTTGCGGAAGAACCTTCTGTTAGAGCAAGAAGAGATGGAATTGTATCTGATGTAAGAAATGCAAAAAAGATAGTTATTGAAACTTTAGACAAAAAATTCACTAAAACATATGTCATTCCTCAAAAGAATAAACCTATTACTGGATTAAAAGTCGGTGGTATGGTAAGACAAGGAATGCCCCTTTCCTCTGATGGGGAAATAATATGTGAAATCGATGGAAAAATTATTCAAACCGAAAATATGAAAAGAATCGTTGTTAGAAATTCCGTAAGTGAAGTAGATATTTATGTTGTTCCCATAGACACTTTTAATTCCGATGTTGTAAAAAAAGGGGTTCATATAAAAGCAGGACAAATAATAGCAGAACCAAAAAAGATTATGGCAAAGAGCTCCGGAAGAATTGAGATAACAGATTATCCAACGAAAAAGGAAATTAGAGTTCAAAAAGTAAAGGTTAAAAAATTGTTTCCAGGTTATATCTTTGTAGAGATGATTATGAACGATGAATTTTGGGATTTTGTTAGAACGGTCCCTGGAATAATTGATTTTGTTTCTTCTGGTGGAAGACCTCTTCCTTTAAGTGATAAAGAAGCTCAAATATTACTAAGAATCGCCGGTATAGAAGAAACACCAAAAGAAGAAAAGGCAAAAGAAGTAAAAATCGAATTTGATTTTGAAATTGGTGATTCCGTTAAAATTATCTCAGGTCCATTTGAAGGTTTTGTAGGAACTGTAAAGGAAATTAACCCAGAACACAATGAATTAAAAGTTACAGTTACCATATTTGGAAGAGAGACCCCTGTAACTGTTCATACTAGCGAAGTAGAAAAAGTTGTTTAAGTCAGTGGGAGGGTTTACCCTATAACCACAAAAAGGAGGTTGTATTATGGCAAAAAAAGTAGTTGCGCAAGTCAGGTTGCAACTTGAAGCTGGAAAAGCTACTCCGGCACCCCCAGTAGGACCTGCACTTGGTCAGCGTGGTGTTAACTTGATGGAATTTTGTAAAAAGTTCAATGCAGCCACAGCTGACAAAGCAGGAATGATTATTCCGGTTATTATTACAGTATACGAAGACAGATCATTTACATTTATAACAAAAACACCACCAGCTTCTTTCTTACTTAAGAAAGCGGCAAAGTTAAATTCTGGATCCCAAGAACCAAAGAGAAAGATTGTCGGAAAGGTTACAAGGGATCAAATTAGAGAAATAGCCGAAATTAAGAAGGAAGATTTAAACGCAA
This DNA window, taken from Thermosipho affectus, encodes the following:
- the rpmG gene encoding 50S ribosomal protein L33, translating into MRIQVALKCKECGNKNYYTTREKNRKEKLSLRKYCPKCNKHTQHIETKA
- the rplK gene encoding 50S ribosomal protein L11; the encoded protein is MAKKVVAQVRLQLEAGKATPAPPVGPALGQRGVNLMEFCKKFNAATADKAGMIIPVIITVYEDRSFTFITKTPPASFLLKKAAKLNSGSQEPKRKIVGKVTRDQIREIAEIKKEDLNANDIEAAMKIIEGTAKSMGIEVVD
- the nusG gene encoding transcription termination/antitermination protein NusG, with protein sequence MKKRWYILQTLAGYETSAKENLEAKVKAQGLEHVVSCVLLPEEVVIDASAKSVERHIISLNAKIFVSNGDLVKKGDVLAEEPSVRARRDGIVSDVRNAKKIVIETLDKKFTKTYVIPQKNKPITGLKVGGMVRQGMPLSSDGEIICEIDGKIIQTENMKRIVVRNSVSEVDIYVVPIDTFNSDVVKKGVHIKAGQIIAEPKKIMAKSSGRIEITDYPTKKEIRVQKVKVKKLFPGYIFVEMIMNDEFWDFVRTVPGIIDFVSSGGRPLPLSDKEAQILLRIAGIEETPKEEKAKEVKIEFDFEIGDSVKIISGPFEGFVGTVKEINPEHNELKVTVTIFGRETPVTVHTSEVEKVV
- the secE gene encoding preprotein translocase subunit SecE, translated to MEKLRKFFREVKAEIKKTHWPNKKELWGATGVVLIILLVTGVYFFALDLIFSGALSALFKLF
- the rpsR gene encoding 30S ribosomal protein S18; the encoded protein is MKYRRKKRVKVCKLCQAKVEYVDYKDTKLLREFLTEKEKIVPRRLTGNCAKHQRMVKTAIKRARHMALLPYVKY